Proteins from a genomic interval of Papaver somniferum cultivar HN1 chromosome 4, ASM357369v1, whole genome shotgun sequence:
- the LOC113275032 gene encoding cytochrome P450 704C1-like produces MDNSNYTYFSVISATLVIIFSLYIINILFRRRLSKNNDKMMKKKRYHPIAGTTINQILNFNTIYHYLTDLATKYKTFRFVTPFQSQIYTSDPANVEYILKTNFQNYGKGSYNYNNLKDLLGDGIFAVDGDKWRHQRKISSYEFSTRVLRDFSSVVFQKNAAKIARVISDNANANLSMDIQDLFMKSTLDSIFQVAFGIELDSMCGSSEEGALFANAFDDSSAATSWRYIDISWAIKRFLNIGSESRLKKNIKVIDGFVYKLIRTKMELISNSPNDSSIKKHDILSRFLESNVTDPKYLRDIILNFVIAGKDTTAATLSWFLYMLCQHPDIQDKVAQEVREATKVKNSISFEEFATMVTEEALEKMQYLHAALTETLRLYPAVPLDPKICFSDDTLPDGFDVKKGDMVAYMPYAMGRMQFIWGDDAEVFRPERWLNEEGVFQNESPFKFTAFQAGPRICLGKEFAYRQMKIFSAVLLRYFTFKLTDQTKGVNYRTMINLHIDGGLHLQAFHRIG; encoded by the exons ATGGATAACTCCAATTACACCTACTTCTCTGTAATTTCAGCAACTCTAGTAATAATTTTTTCCCTGTACATCATCAATATTTTGTTCCGCCGAAGATTGTCGAAAAACAATgataagatgatgaagaagaagagatatcATCCGATTGCAGGCACTACGATTAATCAGATTCTCAACTTCAATACAATATATCACTATCTGACAGATCTTGCCACCAAATACAAAACATTTAGATTCGTCACTCCATTTCAGAGCCAGATTTACACTTCTGATCCTGCAAATGTTGAATACATCCTCAAAACTAACTTTCAAAACTACGGCAAG GGATCGTACAACTACAACAATTTGAAAGATCTTCTTGGGGACGGAATCTTCGCAGTAGATGGTGATAAGTGGCGGCATCAGAGGAAGATATCCAGCTATGAGTTCTCTACTAGAGTATTGAGAGACTTCAGCAGTGTTGTCTTCCAAAAGAATGCAGCAAAAATTGCTCGAGTAATTTCCGACAATGCCAATGCTAACCTGTCAATGGATATCCAA GATTTGTTTATGAAATCGACATTGGATTCGATTTTTCAAGTCGCATTCGGGATTGAGCTAGATAGCATGTGTGGCTCAAGTGAAGAAGGAGCATTGTTTGCTAATGCGTTCGATGATTCAAGCGCGGCGACTTCGTGGCGTTATATTGATATCTCATGGGCGATAAAGAGATTTCTAAATATCGGATCTGAATCAAGGCTAAAGAAGAATATAAAAGTGATTGATGGGTTTGTCTATAAACTAATTCGTACCAAGATGGAGCTGATTTCAAATTCGCCGAATGATTCTTCT ATTAAGAAGCATGATATACTATCGAGGTTTCTAGAATCAAACGTAACAGACCCGAAGTATCTAAGAGACATAATTCTCAATTTTGTCATTGCTGGCAAAGATACAACAGCTGCCACTCTTTCTTGGTTCCTATACATGCTCTGCCAGCACCCAGACATTCAAGATAAGGTTGCACAAGAGGTGAGGGAAGCAACTAAAGTGAAAAATAGCATCTCATTTGAAGAGTTTGCAACCATGGTGACTGAAGAAGCCTTAGAAAAGATGCAGTACCTCCATGCAGCTCTAACTGAAACTTTAAGGCTCTACCCTGCAGTTCCTCTG GATCCAAAAATTTGTTTTTCAGATGATACATTGCCTGATGGATTTGATGTCAAGAAAGGAGATATGGTAGCCTATATGCCATATGCAATGGGAAGAATGCAATTTATATGGGGAGATGATGCAGAAGTCTTCCGTCCAGAAAGATGGCTCAACGAAGAAGGGGTTTTCCAAAATGAGAGCCCTTTTAAGTTCACAGCCTTTCAG GCAGGGCCTCGTATTTGTTTGGGGAAAGAGTTTGCCTATAGGCAGATGAAGATCTTTTCTGCTGTTTTGCTAAGATACTTCACGTTCAAGTTGACTGATCAAACAAAAGGGGTCAACTACAGAACCATGATAAATCTACACATCGATGGTGGCCTCCATCTTCAAGCTTTTCACAGAATTGGATAA